The Thermococcus sp. 4557 genomic sequence GGACTCCCGCGTTCTCCCCACACCCCAGAGGGACGTTATAATGAGAACCGCCGCGGCGTACATGCTTGCCTTGGGGGAGGTGGCCGAGGCAATCCTCTACGCGCTGGAGGTGAACGACCGCACCCTCAGGAACGAGATTCTTCTCGAGATTATCCGGGCCAACACGAAGATGATTGGGCGGGAGCAGCTAAAGGCCGCCTCTCGCATCAGGAAGAGCAAACTTGCCCTTGAGTACATCGACGGTGAGCCCTACCGCTCCAAGGCCCTTCTTGAGCTGATCAAGGCATACCTAGCCCTCGGGAGCTACGAAAACGGAATCTCGCTGATACTGGAGATAGGGGTGAAGGAGTGGGCGAGGCACGCCTTCAAGGAGGTGGCCTTCTACCTGAAGGATCGGGAGGTGCTCGGTCACTACATAGATTCCCTTGAGGCCGTCGCCAACGGACTGATTGAGAAGTTTGGGGAGGAGTTCACCGAGGAGCTTGCCCTCGCATTCGCCTTAAGCGGCGAGGGAGTTTCCGCCGCCGAGCTTATACGGCGCCTGGAGAACAGCGATGAGGTGTTTGTTAAACTCGCTCTGGACCTCCTGGAAAGGGATCACAACGTTCTCCCGGCTTTCATATCGCCCCTTGAGGACGATGAGGCGGAACTCGTCGGGAAGGCCGTGATGAACCGCATCCTGGAAAGGCCCGAGCTCGGGGGATGGGAGGTAGTCGGGGCCATAGGCAAGAGCACGTCCAGCGAGGAGGTATGGGCCAAGATCGCCCGCTACTACGTCATTGCGGGCGAGCTGGAGGGTGCTATGAAGGTTGGAAGCCTGCTGAGGGACGAGAGGCTTCGCTCGATAGTCATGGCCGACATCGCCCACCATCTGGTCAAGAATGGGGATATTGAGCGTGCCATCGATGCCGCCCTCGAGGTTCGCGACCCCAAATTCTCTTCGATCCTTGTCTCCGAAATCCTGATAAAAGCTCTCGAACAGGAGCTTCCGGGGAGGGTTAAGCAGTGGAACGGCTCAAAGCACTGAGGAAGTCGAGGAGCAATCGGGTGGAGTTTATAGCGGACATGATCTCCCTTCTCCTGGCCGACAAGGAGCTGTACTCCGACGAGGTTCTTTTCAGGGATGCGGTTGAGGAGATATACTCCACCCTGCGCTCGGAGGTCACCGAGAAAGGCAGAAGAGACCTCGTCGATGCCTACGAGCTGGCGGTTCTCCTCAAGGCGGTAGTGTCCGGCAGGGTTAAGGGTGCCGAGGAGCTGCTGGTGGAGATCAGAAAGAACCTGCCCGGGTGATGGCATGCTCTTTGAGATTGAGGTTTCCACGGAGGAGAGGCTCCAGATAGTTGATATAACCCCCGAGGTCCAGAGGCTGGTCTATCGCTCAGGGGTTAAACATGGCATCGCCGTCGTTTTTGTCAGACACACAACCACCGGTCTCCTTATAAACGAGGCTGAAAGCGGGCTTCTTCGGGACATTAAAGCTCGGATGAAAGAGCTGGTTCCTGAGGGTGCCGGCTACGCCCACGACCGCATAGACAGCAACGCCCACGCACACCTGCGGGCGACCCTCTTCCTGAACCCCGAGGTCGTCGTTCCCATAGACGGGGCCGAGCTCCAGCTCGGGACCTGGCAGCGGATACTCTTCATCGAGCTGGACGGCCCGAGGCGCAGGAAGGTTCAGGTCATGGTGTGTCCATGTCCGGAGTTCCCTGGGGAGTAACACGCATTCAAACGTACTGGGCGTAGTACGCCAGTCTCTTGATTAGCTCGTTGAACCCCTCGTAGGTGACCAGAGAGAGGGGTATCGCATCCTGCTCAAGGCGCTTCTTTATTATCCGCCTTATTTCCTCCACCCTCTCCGGTGGGACGAGGTCTATCTTGTTGATGACAACGATTATCGGCTTCTCGTAGCGGAACTTGAGCATGTGGTGGAGCTTCTCCATGCCCCTGTGCAGGCCGACGGTGGCATCGACCATGTGAATGACTATATCCGCGGAGACTATCTCGTCAATTATCTCCCGGAACCTCTCCTCGCTCAGGACCTTGCCCCTCAGCTCCCTCTGGGGGTCGAAGAGGCCGGCGGTGTCTATGAGCACGAACTCATCGGCTCCTCCGAGGGGGTTCTTCATGCTCTTCGGTATCTTGAGCTTTCCGAAGCGTTTTCTGATTACACCCTTGGTCGTTCCTGGGAGGTT encodes the following:
- a CDS encoding secondary thiamine-phosphate synthase enzyme YjbQ, translating into MLFEIEVSTEERLQIVDITPEVQRLVYRSGVKHGIAVVFVRHTTTGLLINEAESGLLRDIKARMKELVPEGAGYAHDRIDSNAHAHLRATLFLNPEVVVPIDGAELQLGTWQRILFIELDGPRRRKVQVMVCPCPEFPGE
- a CDS encoding Era-like GTP-binding protein, with the protein product MIKVAIIGAENAGKSTLMNALIGGKISEVENLPGTTKGVIRKRFGKLKIPKSMKNPLGGADEFVLIDTAGLFDPQRELRGKVLSEERFREIIDEIVSADIVIHMVDATVGLHRGMEKLHHMLKFRYEKPIIVVINKIDLVPPERVEEIRRIIKKRLEQDAIPLSLVTYEGFNELIKRLAYYAQYV